The DNA region GCGGTCGCAGACTTGATATCCACGGTGGTGCCCTCCAGGGCGGTGAGCACCTCGTCCGGCTCGCAGGCAAAATGGATCGCGGGGTCGATAACAACCTGGTAGAGGGGATCGATCCAGTAGACGGCCTTTCTCTTCAGCCCGGCGTCCTCCGGGAGGTCGATATCGAGATCAGGCAGGTTATCGGTGGAGATCTCCAACACAACCTGCCCGGCGGGGGTCTCCCGGGTCAGCCGGTAGCCTTCAGGCGTCTCCTCTAAGATACCGTTTCTCATCAACACTGCGTGGAGCACGAAGAGGGGAGCGTCCGCCGGCAGGAGATCGTGGTCACCGAACAGGATCTCAAACAGCGCCGACTCATCCAGTTCTTCACCGGCATCTTTCTTCCCCTCTATCCATTCCCGGGCCTTGTCCGCCACCTTGCGGAACAGATCCTCCTGCGACCGCTTGAGGTCATCGTTGGTGTAGAGGATATCCCCCGGCTTATGCCCCTCCAGCAGCGCCGCTATCTGGTCGCGCTGGCGCCGGTACTTCTCCGCGCCCTCCAGGAACCACTGGGTGTCATCCGATAACTCTGGCGGCTCTTCCCCGCTCTGCGCGGCAGCCTCCTCGAACCAGGCTATCAGGTCATCGAGCGCTCCCTCCACCACATCATCGGCGTTGGCGATCCCCCGGACCTCTCTTCTGGCGCGGCAGCCCTTGCTCTTGAGAAAACTGATAAACTCCACTGCGTCAACCTCTTCACTGAAGGCGACGACCTCTTCGAGGATCATACCATAGGGTGGGCGCTGGTAGAATTAAAAAGGTTCTCACCTGGAGGTGGTGACCCACTCCCCGGCCGCTGCATCGGTGGAGGAATCACCCCCCTTGTCTCTGCACGCCGCTCTTCTCCCGGCGCGGAACCCGGCCAGAAAGAGATCACCGCTCTCAACCACCCACCTTCCAGCCCTTCTTCTCCAATGCCCACCAGAACACCAGAGCACCGACCAGTGCTATGACCCCGACGACCAGGACTTCGGTATTCGCGACCCCATACCAGTCCCGGGTGTACTCAAACGCCCCGATACCGTAGTGCTGGTTTGAGAGCGGCCAGAAGAACGCGTAGCCCCCTTCATATACCAGGGCGTCCTCGAAGAGGTGCGCTCCAAACCCTGCGGCGGCAAAGAAGAACGAGTCCACGAGCCTGACCCCGACCGGGTGGAGCAGGAGCGCCACAATGACCGCATACGCCAGCATGACCGCAACGTTGTGGAAGTATCCGTGCCTGATGGGGCTCCCATGCACCATGACCGTGATCCCGATACGCTGCAGCAGGCCGTCCGCGACGATATCGAGATCCGGCAGATACGCGCTCGCGACAACGAGCCAGGCGTGATCCCTCCCGGTATACCTCCGGTAGAGCGTGCCAAGGACGATAGCGATCGCCGTAGAGTAGACCAGGTGTTCGAGGAGCATTATTTCCTGTGCTGTTGTCCTCTCATCCTCTCACTCCCGCCATTGGCCATTCTCGATCAAACCCTATTTTGCGAACACTCAGTATATACCACTTTTTATATCGCAGGGGGGGTGAAGGGGGCAAAGCGGGAAGTAAATCAGAGGCATCCTGGGTATTTCTCATAATGTTGAACGCCCGCGTTCTGGTCGCGAGCCCACACTGCGGACAGGAGTGGACACGGTCAGAGAGCGTCTTTTTGACGGTCATCAGATCTGGAACACTGCGGAATCGCCGGCCGGGAGAAGAACGAGCGTCCCCTGGTGAGTTTCATCAAGGGGAGGCATCGCCGACCCTGTTCCCCTCAGGGAGACGTGATGAACCGCAGGCTCGGGGCAGGAGCACAGCACGAGTGGCACTTTTATTCATTGTGGCAAATATGCAAATTAATAAATACCATCCCTATCTACAGACATGTATGTCTTCCGCCACACGCGATATCGGCAGCCAGATCAAGCGCATTCCTGTGAAAGAACCCACCTGGAGAGACCTGCACGATCTCAAAGAGGCAGGGGAGAGTTACGACGATCTTCTGTCCCGGATGATCCGGCGAGAGCGGGACTATCGCGACTGGAAGATGATCGTCGAGATCGAGGAGAGCGGTGAGTTCGTAGCCTTCGACCCGGACGAGATCCTACAGGATGACTGAGGTATCGGAAGCGGGAAAGCGTGTTTGCCATTCTGATCGAGAGAAGGGCACGGGAGTTCTTGAAGGGGCTCCCCCCCAAAACCCGGCGTATCGTCGTTGAAAAGATCCAGGAACTCGCGGAGAACCCATTTCCGGGAGACCGAGACAAGGAAAAACTTGAGTATCCCCATCCCCCTGCCATCTACCGCCTCCATATCAGCAGATCCTTCACCGATCAAACAGGCAGGAAGCCCACCCCTTTAGGGGTGGGTGGAATACCGTCATAAGCACCTATTTATACCTAAAGAACCAGGGATTCTCTACATCATGCTACTTACAATAAAGGTGAAGTTGCTGACGTCGCAGGAACAACACGACGATCTCCTGAAAACAATGGAGCGATTCAACGAAGCCTGTAACTACATCTCCGACGTAGCATGGTCGAACCGAACGTTTGGGAAGATCAGACTCCAGAAGATCCTCTACTACGAGGTTCGGGAGAGATTCGGTCTTTCTGCTCAGATGGTCGTCCGAGCGGTCAGCAAAGTCTCCGAGAGTTACAAGATCGACCGGTCTGTGAAACATACCTTCAAGTCTCATGGGGCTGTCGCCTACGACCATCGGAACCTGACGATTAAAGGTGCAGATCGGGTATCGATCCTAACACTCAATGGTCGGACACTGGTTCCAATGGTGTATGGGGATTACCGACCCCTCGATCAAACCCGGATCAGAGGACAGGCGGATCTCATCTACTTTGATGGGGTCTTCTACCTGATGCTGGTCGTCGACATCCCGGAAGAGAAGCAGATTGAGAACCCCGACGGCATCCTCGGCGTGGATCTGGGGGTCACCAATCTGGCAACCACAAACGATGGAGTCCAGTTCTCCGGCGAGAAGTGCGAGGCTGTGCGGAAACGATACTCGGCACTCAAGGCGCGACTTCAATCCGTTGGGACCTGGGATGCGAAAAAGCATCTGAAGCGGATCTCAAGAAGAGAGAGGAGATTCAAGAAAGACACGAATCATTGTATCTCAAAGCAGATCGTTGAAACGGCACAAGGCACGAACCGGGCGATTGCCCTTGAAGACCTGAAAGGGATTCAACCCGGTAGCACGGTTTCTAAGCCATTACGGTCTGCTCTCGGCAAATGGGCGTTCTATGAGTTGGCATCGTTCATCCAGTACAAGGCACAACTCCTTGGTGTTCCGGTGGTGTTTGTTGACCCCCGCTATACTTCGCAGCAATGTTCAGTCTGCGGTTTTGTCAGCAAAGAGAACCGGAAGTCGCAGTCTGAGTTTGTCTGTCTGGAGTGCGGTCATTCGGAGAACGCTGATATCAATGCCGCCAAAAATATTGCACTCAGGGCTGCCGTCAACCAGCCTATTGCACTCCACTCCTCGAATCAAGTAGAGGAGAGATGGAAGGGCAAGCCCACCCCTTTAGGGGGTGGGTAGTTGACTGTCTTTTACATCATAGAGCCTGAGGAGAACGTCGTTGAGATCGAGAAGATCATGACGATCGAGAAAGCCCATAAGGATTATTCGCGCAGGTAGCCTCCTCCCCAGGCACAGGTGTCTCGTCCTTCCTTTCGCCGGGGGATTCGGGGCTGCAGTCCGTAGTTCACTTGACTCCGATACTCAGAGACCTAATCCATAAGTCATCATCAAGGTGCTTCCTGGTGTCACTCCGGAGCCCGGCAATCTCTTCTTTCGTCTCTCTCGCGACCTGGGCTCTGGTCCTGCTTGTCCGGCCACAGGTCTAATTTCGTATCCATGCTTTGGAGTATATCCACAGCGTAATATCTCCTCCTGGAGGTTTTCTCCCCGGATGATCTCAAAGGTGGCGTAGTCTCCTGTGGCTTCTTCCCACCTGATGTTGAACGATTTGGTAACGTAACGAAAGTTCTGTAAAATTGAATTGGCCATGGATCCCTTACCGTTAATCGAAGATTATCTTTCCGATCAGGAGAATGGCATGAAGACCCAGGTGATGCTCGCAGAGGCCCTCCAGCAGGCAGGAGCCGCCCAGTACGAACGCACCGATGCGCGGAAAGCGCATCGGAACGGCTACAAGGACCGATCCCTCAAGACCCGATACGGGGAGACAGTCCTCCGGAAACCCCAGTTCCGCGAATTTCAGAAGGGCATCCAATGATCGATGAGATCCAGAGCCTGGTGGACGAATACGCCCGTTGGCTCAAGGAAAAGACTCTAATAAGGCAGGTGGACGAGTGGGTGGAGATCACAACACCCTACCTCGACCGGCACAACGACTATCTCCAGATCTACGCCCGGCGCCGGAACGGCGACTATGTTCTCACCGATGCTGGATACATCCTCCAGGATCTGGAGTTGTCCGGTTGCAGACTTGATACTCCGAAGAGAAAGTCTCTGTTGATGATGACGCTCAACGGGTTTGGCGTGAAACTGAGCGGAGATAGGCTCGAAGTGCAGACATCTGCTGCAAACTTCGCACCCAGCAAACACAACCTGATACAGGCGATGCTCGCTGTCAATGATCTCTTTGGACTTGCAACACCGATGACAGCGAGCCTGTTCTACGAAGATGTGGTCGCCTGGCTTGAGGAGCACAAGATCCGGTACGCAGCCAACGTCAAATTCACCGGCCAGAGTGGGTTCGACCACCTCTTTGACTTCATCATCCCCAAGTCCTATAGCCAGCCGGAACGAATCATCAAGACAATCAGCAGCCCAAACAGAGATACGGCCCAGGCGGTTGCGTTCGCCTGGATTGATATAAAGGACGTCCGCCCTCCTGATTCAAAAGCCTATGCCATCCTGAACGATATTGACCGCCCGGTCCCGGGAAATGTTCTGGATGCGCTGAAGAACTATAACGTGAAGCCGGTCTTATGGAGTGACCGGGAAGCTGTTGCTGGAGAGTTAGCAGCATGAGTCCCGCACTCTCATCTTCGGTGAGATCGGGGCGCCAACGGGTGACTTTGCTCTTCTGTCACCACCCCTTCTTTTGCGACTCCATAGTTCTCATCCCTGCGAACTACTAACCAACTACTAATGTGTGTGAAATTAGTATTTAGTGTACCCTCTCTTTAAGGAGATGATGCAATTTCAACAAAGTGAACTACCCCGCGCCTCTCGGGCGGGGTAGTTCACCCGGGGCAAAGAGTCCAACCTCTACTTCTGGCGGGACAAACACGGGCATGAAATCGACTGCATCATCGAGTATCAGGGGTGGGATCCCGTCCCGGTCGAGATCAAGTCGGGCAGAACGGCAAGTGCCGACTTCTTTGACGAGATCACGTACTGGAACGGGCTCTCCGGCAACACCCCGGATCGATCGTTCGTGGTCTATGGGGGCGACCGGTCCCAGCGCCGGGCAACAGGGCAGCTGATCGGGTACCGGGATCTGGAGCCGATCGTTCCGTACCTGGAGTGATAGGCACCCCACCAGATCGCTCTTTACCCCCCGGTTCCATACCTTCTCCTATGCCCGACGACCGGGAGATCATCAGGGTGGCCATCCGAAAGGCACGCGAACTCGGGGCGGCGGGCCGCGACCTACATCTTCCCGCGCCTGATCGCCATCACCGAAGGGGATCGGTTGTGAGTGCTCCAAACCCATTTGTGTGTATCAAAACCGCGATCCTACACACAAAATATCTTGCGATTACCGGGATATACACAAACACGTCATGGAAGCGGTTGTGGGTCATCTGCGATCCACAACAATATTTTTGGGGTCACAAAATGTATTTTCATGTCCCACAAAACCCATTGTGGGACACCGGTGGGAGACAACGGCCGGATCCGGGCGGCGGCATGAGCACGGGAACAGGGCCGACTGAAAGGGAACCGTATTCAACCCCTGGAAAACAGAGATGTATCATGGACGAAGAGACGGACAGGATGTTTGCGTATGTCAGGGCGGCGGTTCCGGGATCGGGAGCGCACGGATTCGAGCATACCGAGAGGGTGCGGATATGCGGATCCTCATCCCGGCCGCCCGCATCTCCTCATCCATCCGGGAGAGGAGCAAGCCCGAGAGGTTTTTGCCCCGGAACGCCTGGTGCACGGCGAAATCGGTCATCTCGACGTTCTCGTCCTCGCGGTAGATCTCCGCCGAGGAGGCCGCGGCAAGCCGGCCGTCTTCGGTGCGGACGATGAAGTAACGGTAGTCCCCGGCCATCGTCGCCCGCAGGTAGCCGGGATCGGCGATGGGAAACGGGTAGGTTGCAAAGACCTCGCCGTAAAGCGCGGCAAGGTCGTCGGCGTCGTCTTCCGCCGCAGGCGCACACGTCCAGCCCGGCGGCAGGACGACCGGGCGGGCATCGCTCCGGGCTTGATCTCGCCCCTGAGCCGGGAGCCGAGGGCCATGTCGGCGCCGGCGTCGAGCCGGGCGAGGAGTTTGGGGATCTCCAGGAAGTCGTAGGTGTTGTCCGCATCCCCGATGACGATATACCGTCCCCGGGCGCACGCGAGCCCCGCTTCTCCGGTCTGACGACCGTAGCCCCGAGGTCGCGGGCGATCGCCGCCGTCCGGTCGTCGGAGGAGTCGGCGATGATGATCTCGCCCTCGATCGGCAAACACTCTCTGGATCTTTCTGATGCACTCGCCGATGGTCGCTTCTTCGTTGAGCGCGGGAAGGACGACGGAGAGAGCGGGGGCGTTCATTTTCTGGAATAGTATCGGGCTCTTGGGGTATGGAGTGTATCGATTGGCGTGCGGGGTTCGGGGGCCAGCGTCCTTCGTCTTCCGGTAGCTTTCGACCGATGCTGTGGATCCATCATGAAAATGATAATCTCCGGCTATAACTCCCCGCGAAGAGCGTTTGAGAGAGACATGAGCGGGAGACAGGCCGCGCCCGTTCCATAAGAGTGGTCGTTCGATACCTTTATCGCGCCAACGGGGCGATCAATCAGTATGGCTGCCCCCGGCACCGCACGTGAGCACAAACTGCGACTTAAAACCGAGCTGGAGAGGTTCGTCGACCGCTGGAGCCGGGACCCCTCGATCAGGAAGATAATTCTCTTCGGTTCGGCTGCCCGGGGCGATGTCCGTTGCGACAGCGATCTCGATCTCGTCGTTGTTCAGGAGACAGATAAGAAGTTTTTATCACGTCTTGAGCCGTTTTATCGCGATGCTCGTATCGCCATGGATATTCTGGTGTATACCCCGGATGAGTTCGCTGCCATGCAGGAAGGGATTTTTCTTAAGAATGCGTTACAGGACGGTGTTGTACTCTATGAAGCAGGAGCCCGAAAAAGAAGGAACCCGATGGCTGAAACAGGCAGAACGCGACCTTGACGATGCAGAGTATGCTTTTGCCGGCGAGAGGTACAACCTGACCTGCTTCCTGGCCCAGCAGGCTGCAGAGAAGGCCATCAAGGCATACCTCTATCTCTCCGGAGAGGAGAGAGTGCTCGGCCATTCCGTCGCGGACCTCCTTAACAGGGCCTCCTCACTCAACAGCGCCTTCGGCACCATCTCGCGGGCAAGGACACTCGACCTCTATTATATCCCAACCCGCTATCCGAACGGGATTCCGGGAGGCCTGCCGTACGAGGCGTTCGATCGGGAGGAAGGCGAGAAGGCCCTGGCTCTCGCTACCTCCGTCATCGACCTCGTCAAGGAGATGTTCTCGGGCTAGTGCCGTGCCGGGCGGTGCTGGGATATGGATCGGCAGCCCGGAGTTGCGCCCTTAGTCCCGTGGCCTCGTGCAGGAGACGATCCACGGAACCCCTATATAGTGTCATAGATAACTCTCCAGTGGAGGGGATCAACTGTCAGATACTCGTCTCCGCTACACGGTCCTTATGGAGCAGAATGAGGAGGGAGGGTATACCGTAACGGTGCCGTCCCTCCCGGGGTGCATCAGCGAGGGGTCTACCTGGGAAGAGGCGCTGGCACACATCGAGGAGGCGATCGCGGGGTATATCGAGGTAGCCAGGAAACTCGGCAAACCCATTCCGGTTGAAGTATCCGTACCCCTGAATACAAGCAACGCGGGGACATGAAACTCCCGAGAACCACC from Methanoculleus receptaculi includes:
- a CDS encoding metal-dependent hydrolase codes for the protein MLLEHLVYSTAIAIVLGTLYRRYTGRDHAWLVVASAYLPDLDIVADGLLQRIGITVMVHGSPIRHGYFHNVAVMLAYAVIVALLLHPVGVRLVDSFFFAAAGFGAHLFEDALVYEGGYAFFWPLSNQHYGIGAFEYTRDWYGVANTEVLVVGVIALVGALVFWWALEKKGWKVGG
- a CDS encoding type II toxin-antitoxin system RelE family toxin — protein: MFAILIERRAREFLKGLPPKTRRIVVEKIQELAENPFPGDRDKEKLEYPHPPAIYRLHISRSFTDQTGRKPTPLGVGGIPS
- a CDS encoding RNA-guided endonuclease InsQ/TnpB family protein, with the translated sequence MLLTIKVKLLTSQEQHDDLLKTMERFNEACNYISDVAWSNRTFGKIRLQKILYYEVRERFGLSAQMVVRAVSKVSESYKIDRSVKHTFKSHGAVAYDHRNLTIKGADRVSILTLNGRTLVPMVYGDYRPLDQTRIRGQADLIYFDGVFYLMLVVDIPEEKQIENPDGILGVDLGVTNLATTNDGVQFSGEKCEAVRKRYSALKARLQSVGTWDAKKHLKRISRRERRFKKDTNHCISKQIVETAQGTNRAIALEDLKGIQPGSTVSKPLRSALGKWAFYELASFIQYKAQLLGVPVVFVDPRYTSQQCSVCGFVSKENRKSQSEFVCLECGHSENADINAAKNIALRAAVNQPIALHSSNQVEERWKGKPTPLGGG
- a CDS encoding DUF1829 domain-containing protein, which codes for MIDEIQSLVDEYARWLKEKTLIRQVDEWVEITTPYLDRHNDYLQIYARRRNGDYVLTDAGYILQDLELSGCRLDTPKRKSLLMMTLNGFGVKLSGDRLEVQTSAANFAPSKHNLIQAMLAVNDLFGLATPMTASLFYEDVVAWLEEHKIRYAANVKFTGQSGFDHLFDFIIPKSYSQPERIIKTISSPNRDTAQAVAFAWIDIKDVRPPDSKAYAILNDIDRPVPGNVLDALKNYNVKPVLWSDREAVAGELAA
- a CDS encoding GNAT family N-acetyltransferase — translated: MAGDYRYFIVRTEDGRLAAASSAEIYREDENVEMTDFAVHQAFRGKNLSGLLLSRMDEEMRAAGMRIRISAPSRYARIRALPIPEPPP
- a CDS encoding glycosyltransferase encodes the protein MNAPALSVVLPALNEEATIGECIRKIQRVFADRGRDHHRRLLRRPDGGDRPRPRGYGRQTGEAGLACARGRYIVIGDADNTYDFLEIPKLLARLDAGADMALGSRLRGEIKPGAMPARSSCRRAGRVRLRRKTTPTTLPRFTARSLQPTRFPSPIPATCGRRWPGTTVTSSSAPKTAGLPRPPRRRSTARTRTSR
- a CDS encoding nucleotidyltransferase domain-containing protein, whose product is MAAPGTAREHKLRLKTELERFVDRWSRDPSIRKIILFGSAARGDVRCDSDLDLVVVQETDKKFLSRLEPFYRDARIAMDILVYTPDEFAAMQEGIFLKNALQDGVVLYEAGARKRRNPMAETGRTRP
- a CDS encoding HEPN domain-containing protein; translation: MKQEPEKEGTRWLKQAERDLDDAEYAFAGERYNLTCFLAQQAAEKAIKAYLYLSGEERVLGHSVADLLNRASSLNSAFGTISRARTLDLYYIPTRYPNGIPGGLPYEAFDREEGEKALALATSVIDLVKEMFSG
- a CDS encoding type II toxin-antitoxin system HicB family antitoxin translates to MEQNEEGGYTVTVPSLPGCISEGSTWEEALAHIEEAIAGYIEVARKLGKPIPVEVSVPLNTSNAGT